The Oleidesulfovibrio alaskensis DSM 16109 nucleotide sequence GCCGTGTGCGGTGTTTTTTTGCGTGCTGCCGGGCATAAAAAAGCGCCGCACCCGAAAGGTGCGGCGCTTTGTCAGGCGGAGACGGTACCGGCGGATCAGTCCTGCTTGTTGGCTATTTTGGCCCAGCTGTCCTTCAGCGTCACGGTACGGTTGAACACGGGAGCGTCCGCTGTGGAATCGGGGTCGACGCAGAAATAGCCGATGCGTTCAAACTGCACCCGGCTGCCGTGTTCCATGTTTTTCAGTGCCGGTTCAAGGTAGCCCGTCACCACGGAAAGTGAATCGGGATTCAGATAATCCACAAATGTTTTGCCTTCTTCGGCGGCATTGGGATTTTCCACGGTGAACAGCTTGTCGTACAGGCGCACCTGAGCCGGTACGGCGTGGGCGGCGGAAACCCAGTGCAGGGTCCCTTTGACCTTGCGTCCGTCGTCGGACCAGCCGCCGCGGGTGGCGGGGTCGTACGTGCAGCGCAGTTCGGTTATGTTGCCGTGTTCGTCCTTCACCACATCGTTGCAGGTGATGTAATAGGCATAGCGCAGCCGCACTTCCTTGCCGATGGCAAGGCGGAAGAATTTTTTGTTGGGTGCCTGTTCGCGGAAGTCATCCCTTTCGATGTACAGTTCACGCGAGAACGGAACCATGCGGGTACCCTGTGATTCGTCTTCGGGATTCAGGGGCATTTCAAATTCTTCCACCTGTCCTTCCGGATAGTTTTCGATAACCACCTTTACAGGATCCAGCACCGCCATCAGGCGGGGGGCTATGCGGTTCAGGTGTTCGCGTGCGCAGAATTCCAGCAGACCGTAGTCCACCATGCTGTCGGCTTTGGCCACGCCGATGCGTGCGCAGAATTCACGCAGCGCTTCGGGAGTTATGCCGCGGCGGCGTACACCGCTCAGCGTGGGCATGCGCGGGTCGTCCCAGCCGCTTACATGACCTTCTTCCACCAGCTGGATAAGTTTGCGTTTGGAAAGCACGGTGTGGGTCAGATTCAGCCGGGCAAATTCTATCTGCTGCGGATGATAGAGTTCCAGCGTATTCAGCATCCAGTCATACAGCTCGCGGTTGTTTTCAAACTCCAGCGTGCAGATGGAATGGGTGATGCCTTCGATGGAATCGGAAATGCAGTGCGTGAAGTCGTACATGGGATAGATGCACCACGCGTCGCCCGTGCGGTGATGGTGCGCACGGCGTATACGGTAGATCGTGGGATCGCGCATGACCATGTTGGGCGATGCCATGTCTATTTTGGCACGCAGTACGCGGCTGCCGTCTTCAAATTCGCCGTTGCGCATACGCATGAACAGGTCGAGGTTTTCCTCGGCGCTGCGGTCGCGGTAGGGGCTGTTTTTGCCGGGCTCTTTCAGGGTGCCGCGGTATTCGCGTATCTGTTCGGGAGTCAGGTCATCCACATATGCCTTGCCCGCCTTGATAAGCTGTACGGCAAGTTCGAACAGACGTTCGAAATAGTCCGAGGCATGAAACATGCGCTCTTCCCAGTCAAAGCCCAGCCAGCGCACGTCTGTTTTGATGGACTCGACGTATTCGGGGGTTTCCTTGAGCGGGTTGGTGTCATCCAGTCGCAGATTGCACTTGCCGCCGTATTCCTGAGCAAGGCCGAAATTCAGGCAGATGGATTTTGCATGGCCCAGATGCAGGTACCCGTTGGGTTCGGGAGGAAAGCGTGTGTGGACGCGGCCCTGATATTTGCCGGTCTTCATGTCTTCGTTGACAATGGCGCGGATGAAATCGACGCCGGCTTCCTTTTTTTTGTCCGTATCGGCTGGGTTGATGCTCATGGATGGTATTCCTCGTGTATATATGCGCAGGTCCGGGCAACACGGTGCCGCGCGTCTTTGGCAATGAAAAGCAAAATGATGCGTCTGGAGATACGGCAAACCGGCGGCAGGGTCAATTATGCCGCTTTGCGGCACGCGGCAGAGGCAGTGCTTCCGGCGCGGGCGGGGGTGTTACAGATACCAGCGCCAGCTTCTTCCGGCGGCATGCAGCCCGCGCAGCGTGGTTATGCCGCCGCCTTTCAGTTTACGCACAAGATACAGAAAAAGATAGGCGGTCTGCAGGGCGTCTTCCAGCGCGTCGTGTGCGCGGAACTGCGGCAGACCGTATCGGGCGGAAAGATCGGCAAGGGTATATGACACCGTGGGCTGAAAAGGATCGAAAGACCGCTCCCAGCGTTCACGCTCCCATGCCTGCGCCAGCCGCATGGTATCCACGCAGGGGTTGGCCGGGGCGCCGCCCAGATGCCGTCTGCACGCCCGTGTCAGAAAGCCCATGTCCAGCCCCACGTGGTGGCCGGTAATCAGCGCCTGTCCGCACCAGTCCACAAAGCCGGGCAGCAGACCGGCCAGTGCCGGGCTGTGCCGCAGCTGCGCCGGTGTGATGCGGTGGATGAGCGTGGCCGGACGGGCCATGGAGCGCTGCGGCCTGACATAGGTGTGAAACACGTCGCCGGTGATGATGGACAGACCGCGGATGCGCACGGCACCAATGGCGACAATTTCGTCATGCGCGGGGTCAAGCCCTGTCATTTCCATGTCTGTCACCGCAAATTCGCAGTCTTCAAGCGGTATATCCTGATTGAAGTCGGCAAATGCGCTTTTGTTGCGCTGCAGGGCAGGATGCAGCGGCGGTCTGTGGCGCAGGTTGCGCAATAACGAGCGTATTCCCATAATAACTTCTCCGGATAGCTGTACACGCCTGCTGCGTGCACAGAACTTTCAGGACACATCCAGCTTGAAACGTTGCCGGGTGAATGCCTGCAGCCGCTCGGTTACGGCAAACACCTCTTTGAGCGTCCGTTTTTCCAGTCCGGTCAGTTCGGCCGGTGAAATATGATTTCCCGCGGGTTCGCCGCGCCGTATCTGTCCCAGCTGGTGTACCAGCCGGACATGCATGAGAAACTCGTAGCCTTCGCGCGCCTCGCGGCACAGCTGGGCGGGCATGTGACCTTCCTGTTCCAGCGCCGTCAGCCTGTCAGGCGTGGATGTTTCGTCAATGCCGTGCGCCAGCGCCATCAGGCGTGCAATATTGACGAAAGGCAGCATGCCGCGGCGTTTGATATCCAGCATGTTCCGGTGGTCTCCGCTTTTTTCGACCACAAGGTTGCGGAAAAAAGACAGGGGCGGCCGGTCGCGCAGTGCGTCTGCGGCCAGATGACGCAGAAAGACCTGATCGGCCTGCGCCGCGGCAGCCACCGATTCACGCAGGTGCCGTACCAGCGGGGCATGACCATGCCCGTGGCGGAAGTCGAAAAAGATTGACGACTTGAGCAGTTCCTGCGGTTCCGGCGTGTGTATCCAGCGGATAAAGCGCCGCTGCCAGCCGGAAACAGACAGACGCATGCCCGGCTCCGAAGCCATTATGCCTCCGGCGCACCGGGCGAAACCGCATGCTTCCAGCTCTGCCACGGCCCGCGTGCAGAAAGCGTCAAAGTACACCTGTGCAGCCCGCTCTATGATATCGTCAGGGCAGTCTTCCAGTACAAGGGCGTTGTCCTGATCGGTGGCAAAGGTCTGCTCTCTGCGGCCTTCGCTGCCCAGCAGCATCCAGCTGAATTTTGCCGGCGGCGGACCCGTTTCGGCCTGCAGCAGAGTGAGCACCTTTTCCAGAAAAAGGTCGTTGAACACTGTTATCATGCGTACTGCCGCAGCCGCGCGGGCACCTTCTTCGACCACGGCGCGCACAACATGCGCCACGCGCGGGCCCAGCGGGTGCAGACTGCGCAGATCGCGCTGCTGCATTATTTCGCGGAAGAGTGAAAACGGCGTACGTCCCTGTACGACCATGATGTCGTGGGCCGTGATGACGCCGACAACCCTGCCCGCACGCAAAACGGCAAGGTGATGAATCTGGCGGCGCATCATTTCGAGCAGCGCGTCAAAACAGGTGCAGGTTTCGTCCACAGCCGCCACCGGAGCGGACATGACGGTTTCCGCCGGAGCCTCGTGACCCATGCCCAGCGCCACTGCATTGCGCAGATCTTTATCGGTGACGATGCCGATGACCGGCCCTGCTGCGGGGCTGCCCCCGAGTGCGGCAGTCCGGACCGCAGCGTGCAGGTGCATGTCTGCCGCGTCCGGTTCTCCGTGCGGCGGAGCTGCTTCGCAGACCAGCAGCGATCCTGTGCCGGATTTCATCATACGGTACGCGGCCTGCTGCAGGGTGGTGCCGCGCACCACCGTTTCCGGCGGCCTGTGCACCAGATCGCCCGCCAGACCGGAAAAAAGATACAGACCTCCGCTGCCGGAGGCTCCTTCGCAGCGCAGGCGCATTTCGTCAAAGGCCCGTGTAAGGTACTCTTCCGGCAGAGTGCGCATGAAATAACGTTCTACGGCAGGAAATTCCGAAGCAAGTCCGAGAAATGTTTTTCCCGGTATGCGGATGAAAAAAGTATCCTCCAGTGTTGTTGCATGTACTGAAGCAGTGCTGCGCCCCAGCAGCGCGGCGGCCCCGATGATGTCGCCTTCGCCTCTGGTGTCCTGCAGCGCAGGGCTGCCGTCTTCCTGCGCAACTGTCAGCCGCACGGCACCCTGCTGTACCACGCGCAGGGCCTCGGGGCGCTGCGCGCCGTGCGGCAGTGCCGTACCTTCCGGAACAAACTCCACCGTGCAGACTTCTGCAAGGCGGCGCAGGCTGTCTGCTGGCAGTTCGCTGAAAGGCAGGGTGCGTTGCAGAAACGTGCGTACCAGTCCGGGCTGGCGGGCGGGGTTGCCTTGTGTCATGGCTTCTCCTGTGCAGCGGTAAAAGCGGCGGACGGCCGGGCGTGTCCCGCAGCCGTCCCCCGCAGGGCCGGTTCAGCAGGACGCCGTCCGCCATGCCGTCATCAGTGGTCTATGGCCGCCGATGCGCCTCTGGGAATGCGGATGGATTCCACCATCTCCTGCACTTCAGCCGGCGGCGGCGGGGTGACCAGCGAAACGGCTGCCGTAAGCACAAAGTTGACAAGCATTCCTATGCAGCCGATGCCTTCGGGGCTGATGCCGAAGAACCACGGCGATACACCCATGAATTTGGTCTGCACTATGTAGAAGATGGTGAACCCGATGCCGCAGACCATGCCTGTTATGGCGCCTTCACGGGTGGCGCGTTTCCAGAAGATGCCGAGTACAAGAGTGGGAAAGAAGGATGACGCGGCAAGCCCGAAAGCCAGCGCCACAACCTGCGCCACAAACCCCGGTGGATTCATGCCGAAATATCCGGCAATGCACACTGCCACGCCTATCATTACACGCCCTACAAGCAGCCGTTTTTTTTCCGAAGCCTGCCTGTCGAGCATCCGGTAGTACAGGTCGTGCGAAATGCTTGACGCGATGACCAGCAGCAGTCCGGAGGCCGTGGAGAGGGCCGCTGCCAGCGCGCCGGCAGCCACAAGGGCGATGACCCACGGCGCCAGCCCTGCTATTTCGGGATTGGCCAGCACAATGATGTCGCGGTCGACATACAGTTCGTTTTCGCCGTCCAGTGCGGCGTTGTGCAGCAGCCGCTGGCCGTGCGCGCCTTGCAGGGCGCTGAAATCCGGCTTGCCGGCAAAGGCGTTGCCGCTTCTGTACTGGATGATGCCGTCGTTGTTTTTGTCCAGCCAGGCCACAAGCCCTGTGCGTTCCCAGTTGGCAAACCACGACGGCGCCTGTGTGTAGGCCACGTTGTTGAGCGAATTCACCAGATTGTACCGTGCAAAGGCTGCAATGGCCGGTGCCGTGGTGTACAGCACGGCGATGAACAGCAGGGCGTATACTGCGGAAAGGCGCGCCCCGCGTACCGTGGGCACGGTGTAGAAGCGGATGATCACATGCGGCAGCCCGGCTGTGCCCACCATAAGTGCCATGGTGATGGCTATGACGTCCTGCATGGAGCGTCCGCCCGCTCCGAATGCTTCGGTGTACCCGGCAAACCCGAGGTCGCGGCCTATGGCGTCCAGCGTTTCCAGCAGGTATTTTCCCGCATGGGGACCGTGTGCGATGGCCGACCCGAAGCCGAGCTGCGGTATGGCCGTGCCTGTGATCATTTTGGAAATGGCCGCGGCCGGAATGATGAATGCCACAATCAGCACGGAATACTGTGCTACCTGCGTCCATGTTATGCCTTTCATGCCGCCGATGCCTGCATAAAAGAACACGATGGCCATGCCGATGATGACGCCGGTGTTCACGTCCACTTCCAGAAAGCGGCTGAACACAATGCCCACGCCGCGCATCTGTCCGGCCACATAGGTCAGCGAGACAAAGACGGCGCACAACAGGGCCACCACGCGGGCGGTACCGGAATAATAGCGGTCTCCCACAAAGTCGGGAACGGTGAATTTGCCGAATTTACGCAGATAGGGCGCCAGCAGCAGCGCAAGCAGCACATAGCCGCCTGTCCAGCCCATCAGATAGATGGAGCCGGTGTAACCGGCAAACGAGATGATTCCGGCCATGCCCATGAACGATGCCGCGCTCATCCAGTCGGCCGCGGTAGCCATGCCGTTGGCCAGCGGCGGTACACCGCCTCCGGCCACATAAAAGCCTCTGGTGTCGCGCACGCGTGAAACCCAGGCGATGCCGAGATACAGGCTGAAAGTTATCCCCACCATGATGTAGGTCCATACCGTGGTACTCATGTTCCGCCCTCCTTACTCGTCAATGCCGTATTTGCGGTCGAGCCTGCGCATGAGCAGAAAGTAGACCAGTATGATCACAAGAAACCCGAAGATTGATCCCTGCTGCGCAAACCAGAAGCCCAGCGGAAAGCCGCCCAGCATGACGGCATTCAGTTCGCGCACGAACACGATGCCGCACAGGTACGAAACAGCGGCCCATACGCAAAGCAGTACGGCCATATAGCAGATGTTGGTGCGCCAGTAGGCGCGCAGATCGTGTTTCATGACCGGCCTCCATGTTCCTGAATTGTGTTTGCCGGCAGGTGCGGCGGCCCGTGCTTTCTGCCGCATGCGCTGCTGCGGGGGGCTTCCTGCATCCGGAAGCTCCGGCG carries:
- a CDS encoding DUF4212 domain-containing protein — translated: MKHDLRAYWRTNICYMAVLLCVWAAVSYLCGIVFVRELNAVMLGGFPLGFWFAQQGSIFGFLVIILVYFLLMRRLDRKYGIDE
- a CDS encoding putative nucleotidyltransferase substrate binding domain-containing protein — protein: MTQGNPARQPGLVRTFLQRTLPFSELPADSLRRLAEVCTVEFVPEGTALPHGAQRPEALRVVQQGAVRLTVAQEDGSPALQDTRGEGDIIGAAALLGRSTASVHATTLEDTFFIRIPGKTFLGLASEFPAVERYFMRTLPEEYLTRAFDEMRLRCEGASGSGGLYLFSGLAGDLVHRPPETVVRGTTLQQAAYRMMKSGTGSLLVCEAAPPHGEPDAADMHLHAAVRTAALGGSPAAGPVIGIVTDKDLRNAVALGMGHEAPAETVMSAPVAAVDETCTCFDALLEMMRRQIHHLAVLRAGRVVGVITAHDIMVVQGRTPFSLFREIMQQRDLRSLHPLGPRVAHVVRAVVEEGARAAAAVRMITVFNDLFLEKVLTLLQAETGPPPAKFSWMLLGSEGRREQTFATDQDNALVLEDCPDDIIERAAQVYFDAFCTRAVAELEACGFARCAGGIMASEPGMRLSVSGWQRRFIRWIHTPEPQELLKSSIFFDFRHGHGHAPLVRHLRESVAAAAQADQVFLRHLAADALRDRPPLSFFRNLVVEKSGDHRNMLDIKRRGMLPFVNIARLMALAHGIDETSTPDRLTALEQEGHMPAQLCREAREGYEFLMHVRLVHQLGQIRRGEPAGNHISPAELTGLEKRTLKEVFAVTERLQAFTRQRFKLDVS
- a CDS encoding sodium:solute symporter family protein, whose amino-acid sequence is MSTTVWTYIMVGITFSLYLGIAWVSRVRDTRGFYVAGGGVPPLANGMATAADWMSAASFMGMAGIISFAGYTGSIYLMGWTGGYVLLALLLAPYLRKFGKFTVPDFVGDRYYSGTARVVALLCAVFVSLTYVAGQMRGVGIVFSRFLEVDVNTGVIIGMAIVFFYAGIGGMKGITWTQVAQYSVLIVAFIIPAAAISKMITGTAIPQLGFGSAIAHGPHAGKYLLETLDAIGRDLGFAGYTEAFGAGGRSMQDVIAITMALMVGTAGLPHVIIRFYTVPTVRGARLSAVYALLFIAVLYTTAPAIAAFARYNLVNSLNNVAYTQAPSWFANWERTGLVAWLDKNNDGIIQYRSGNAFAGKPDFSALQGAHGQRLLHNAALDGENELYVDRDIIVLANPEIAGLAPWVIALVAAGALAAALSTASGLLLVIASSISHDLYYRMLDRQASEKKRLLVGRVMIGVAVCIAGYFGMNPPGFVAQVVALAFGLAASSFFPTLVLGIFWKRATREGAITGMVCGIGFTIFYIVQTKFMGVSPWFFGISPEGIGCIGMLVNFVLTAAVSLVTPPPPAEVQEMVESIRIPRGASAAIDH
- a CDS encoding glutamine--tRNA ligase/YqeY domain fusion protein, whose protein sequence is MSINPADTDKKKEAGVDFIRAIVNEDMKTGKYQGRVHTRFPPEPNGYLHLGHAKSICLNFGLAQEYGGKCNLRLDDTNPLKETPEYVESIKTDVRWLGFDWEERMFHASDYFERLFELAVQLIKAGKAYVDDLTPEQIREYRGTLKEPGKNSPYRDRSAEENLDLFMRMRNGEFEDGSRVLRAKIDMASPNMVMRDPTIYRIRRAHHHRTGDAWCIYPMYDFTHCISDSIEGITHSICTLEFENNRELYDWMLNTLELYHPQQIEFARLNLTHTVLSKRKLIQLVEEGHVSGWDDPRMPTLSGVRRRGITPEALREFCARIGVAKADSMVDYGLLEFCAREHLNRIAPRLMAVLDPVKVVIENYPEGQVEEFEMPLNPEDESQGTRMVPFSRELYIERDDFREQAPNKKFFRLAIGKEVRLRYAYYITCNDVVKDEHGNITELRCTYDPATRGGWSDDGRKVKGTLHWVSAAHAVPAQVRLYDKLFTVENPNAAEEGKTFVDYLNPDSLSVVTGYLEPALKNMEHGSRVQFERIGYFCVDPDSTADAPVFNRTVTLKDSWAKIANKQD
- a CDS encoding PolC-type DNA polymerase III, which encodes MGIRSLLRNLRHRPPLHPALQRNKSAFADFNQDIPLEDCEFAVTDMEMTGLDPAHDEIVAIGAVRIRGLSIITGDVFHTYVRPQRSMARPATLIHRITPAQLRHSPALAGLLPGFVDWCGQALITGHHVGLDMGFLTRACRRHLGGAPANPCVDTMRLAQAWERERWERSFDPFQPTVSYTLADLSARYGLPQFRAHDALEDALQTAYLFLYLVRKLKGGGITTLRGLHAAGRSWRWYL